From Calditrichota bacterium, one genomic window encodes:
- a CDS encoding cyclic nucleotide-binding domain-containing protein, producing MIQIGKIIKKVPIFRMLGKESIDFIVERLKFKTFAAGEAICKTGDKGEEMYIIISGETDVQVGEPGKEVVVATLKSGDYFGEMSLLTDEPRSATVLSNDGCETFVLYKNDFDVILERFPSIALSMTKIVSQRLSDTNKKAAKLPKPEDIDTKGGKGPTGDIKDIALVDLISFCESNSLTGTMNLVNGANKGHFEFQRGNLISVKLGDVTEDEALDTMLGWNEGKFDITVSPLNLGIEAEESDEVETKSILIVNNSLVVRKVIERAFKGLGYIVDTASNVANSMEKAGSLNPDLIISDVKLSDGNGVDFINKVREEKDLPFIFITDDSIKAEFEGQIKQLGNAELTKTHEVSEIVKLVENTLL from the coding sequence ATGATCCAAATAGGAAAAATAATAAAGAAAGTACCTATTTTTAGAATGCTTGGAAAAGAGAGCATTGACTTTATCGTCGAGCGGTTGAAGTTTAAAACATTTGCAGCTGGTGAAGCCATTTGTAAAACCGGTGACAAAGGTGAAGAGATGTACATCATCATCAGTGGTGAAACTGATGTGCAAGTAGGCGAACCCGGTAAAGAAGTTGTTGTGGCAACACTTAAGTCTGGAGATTATTTTGGTGAAATGTCCCTTTTAACAGACGAGCCGCGATCAGCTACAGTCCTTTCAAACGATGGATGCGAAACTTTTGTTCTTTATAAAAATGATTTTGATGTTATTCTGGAACGCTTCCCATCGATTGCGCTAAGCATGACAAAAATAGTTAGCCAACGTTTGAGCGATACCAATAAAAAAGCTGCAAAATTGCCTAAGCCGGAAGATATTGATACAAAAGGCGGTAAAGGTCCAACAGGAGATATTAAAGACATCGCTCTTGTTGATTTAATCAGCTTTTGTGAGAGTAATTCTCTTACTGGTACAATGAATCTCGTAAATGGAGCGAATAAAGGGCATTTTGAGTTTCAGCGTGGAAACTTAATATCGGTTAAACTTGGTGATGTAACCGAAGATGAAGCTCTGGACACGATGCTTGGCTGGAATGAAGGTAAATTTGATATTACAGTAAGTCCGCTAAATCTTGGCATTGAGGCTGAAGAATCTGACGAAGTTGAGACTAAAAGCATTCTAATTGTGAATAATTCATTGGTCGTACGCAAAGTTATTGAGCGTGCCTTCAAAGGATTAGGGTATATCGTTGATACAGCTTCAAATGTTGCAAATTCTATGGAAAAAGCCGGCTCGTTAAATCCGGATTTGATTATATCCGATGTAAAATTATCTGATGGAAATGGTGTTGATTTTATAAACAAAGTGCGGGAAGAAAAAGATCTGCCATTTATTTTTATAACGGATGATTCCATTAAAGCAGAGTTTGAAGGGCAAATAAAACAACTTGGTAATGCAGAACTTACAAAAACGCATGAAGTTAGTGAAATTGTAAAACTTGTTGAAAACACACTTCTTTAA
- a CDS encoding Crp/Fnr family transcriptional regulator, which produces MDIELLGSIPLFSELSDEDLESISKQTVRQVYKKDNMVLIEEEIGSTMFVILDGRVKISRISDEGREVILSILVDGDFFGEMSILDGQTRSANAVTLEDTEMLIVRRENFLQMLYDYPQIAINLLKELAHRLRRSDSQIKSLSLQNALGRVASTILRIADDSGTIKHGKVEISSLPPQQDLANMAGTSRETISRVIKSLNQLGYVKKEGSKLIILEYDRFRQDFS; this is translated from the coding sequence ATGGATATCGAACTTTTAGGCTCAATTCCCTTGTTTTCTGAGCTTAGTGATGAGGATTTGGAAAGTATTTCAAAGCAAACCGTTCGACAGGTTTATAAAAAAGACAACATGGTGCTTATTGAGGAAGAGATTGGTTCCACAATGTTTGTTATCCTGGATGGAAGGGTGAAAATATCACGGATTAGTGATGAGGGTAGAGAAGTCATTTTATCTATTTTAGTAGATGGCGACTTTTTTGGTGAAATGTCTATTTTGGATGGCCAAACAAGAAGCGCAAATGCTGTAACCCTGGAAGATACTGAGATGCTTATCGTTCGCAGGGAAAATTTTTTACAAATGCTTTATGATTATCCACAAATTGCTATTAACCTGTTAAAAGAACTTGCCCATAGATTGCGCAGAAGTGATTCACAAATAAAAAGTTTGTCTTTGCAAAATGCCTTAGGACGTGTAGCCTCTACCATCTTACGCATCGCTGATGATTCCGGGACAATAAAACATGGTAAGGTTGAAATATCCAGTTTACCGCCTCAGCAAGATCTGGCAAATATGGCCGGCACAAGCCGTGAAACAATTTCTCGTGTTATAAAATCATTGAATCAACTGGGTTATGTAAAAAAAGAAGGAAGCAAACTAATTATTTTGGAATATGACCGTTTCAGACAAGATTTCTCCTGA
- a CDS encoding LapA family protein — translation MRLVLTIFWIILAFFILWIFTLNINQTVDINLLFAEFEKVNLVTVIFSSIFLGFVFGIIFFLIQFAKSKKENFQMKRQINALQTELGNLQNSEKESLEAINPPIEEEGGDELNKDKNEL, via the coding sequence ATGCGACTAGTCCTTACTATATTTTGGATTATTTTAGCCTTTTTTATTTTGTGGATTTTCACACTCAATATCAATCAGACTGTTGATATAAATTTACTTTTCGCAGAATTTGAAAAAGTAAATCTTGTTACAGTAATTTTTAGCTCTATTTTTTTAGGGTTTGTGTTTGGAATTATTTTTTTTCTCATTCAGTTTGCCAAATCAAAAAAAGAAAATTTTCAAATGAAAAGACAAATTAACGCCTTACAAACGGAGTTGGGAAATTTACAAAATTCTGAAAAAGAATCTCTGGAAGCAATTAACCCGCCTATTGAAGAAGAGGGTGGAGATGAATTAAATAAAGATAAAAATGAGTTGTAA